From one Thalassospira lucentensis genomic stretch:
- the gatA gene encoding Asp-tRNA(Asn)/Glu-tRNA(Gln) amidotransferase subunit GatA — translation MTDLTNLTLAEARDGLAKGDYTSVELTEAHIKSMEAHRNLNAYITETPDKAIDMAKASDAKRAKGDAGKMEGLPIAIKDLFCTEGVQTTAASHILEGFKPEYESTVTTNLFNNGAVMLGKANLDEFAMGSSNTSSYYGNVINPWKGKDGKDLVPGGSSGGSAAAVAAGMALAATGTDTGGSIRQPASYCGIVGLKPTYGRCSRWGIVAFASSLDQAGPMTKTVRDAAIMLGAMAGHDAKDSTSAPVAVPDFEAALTGDIRGMKIGIPKEYRVDNMPEEINKLWDNGIAMLRDAGAEVVDVTLPHTKYALGTYYIVAPAEASSNLARYDGLRYGQRVMDEGDSLDDMYMKSRAAGFGKEVQRRIMIGTYVLSAGYYDAYYNKALKVRRRIYEDFATAFGTVDAILAPTAPSAAFAIGENEDDPVKMYLNDVFTVPASLAGLPGLSVPTGLSAEGLPLGLQLIGKPFDEETVLRVGGVLETAANFTAKPAGQEG, via the coding sequence ATGACTGATCTGACAAATCTGACGCTTGCCGAGGCCCGCGACGGGCTGGCAAAGGGTGATTACACATCGGTCGAACTGACCGAAGCCCACATCAAATCGATGGAAGCGCACCGTAATCTGAACGCTTACATCACCGAAACCCCGGACAAGGCCATCGATATGGCCAAGGCTTCTGACGCCAAGCGCGCCAAGGGTGACGCGGGTAAAATGGAAGGCCTGCCGATTGCGATCAAGGATCTGTTCTGCACCGAAGGTGTCCAGACGACTGCGGCCTCGCACATCCTCGAAGGTTTCAAACCGGAATATGAATCCACCGTCACCACCAACCTGTTTAATAACGGCGCGGTGATGCTGGGCAAGGCCAACCTTGATGAATTTGCCATGGGGTCGTCCAATACGTCGTCCTATTATGGCAATGTCATCAACCCGTGGAAGGGCAAGGATGGCAAGGATCTGGTTCCGGGTGGCTCGTCTGGTGGTTCGGCTGCTGCTGTTGCCGCGGGCATGGCGCTGGCGGCGACCGGTACTGATACCGGTGGCTCGATCCGTCAACCGGCATCCTATTGCGGTATTGTAGGCCTGAAGCCGACCTATGGCCGTTGCTCGCGCTGGGGCATTGTTGCCTTTGCTAGCTCGCTTGATCAGGCCGGTCCGATGACCAAAACCGTTCGCGACGCTGCGATCATGCTGGGCGCAATGGCCGGTCACGACGCCAAGGACAGCACGTCTGCCCCGGTTGCGGTTCCTGATTTCGAAGCCGCCCTGACGGGTGACATTCGCGGCATGAAAATCGGTATTCCGAAAGAATACCGCGTCGATAACATGCCCGAAGAAATCAACAAGCTGTGGGATAACGGTATTGCGATGCTGCGCGATGCGGGTGCCGAAGTGGTCGATGTGACCCTGCCGCACACCAAATACGCGCTTGGCACCTATTATATCGTCGCTCCGGCCGAGGCATCCTCGAACCTTGCGCGTTATGACGGCCTGCGTTACGGCCAGCGCGTCATGGACGAAGGCGACAGCTTGGACGACATGTATATGAAGTCCCGTGCGGCTGGTTTCGGCAAGGAAGTCCAGCGCCGCATCATGATCGGCACCTATGTGCTGTCGGCTGGCTACTATGACGCTTACTACAACAAGGCGCTTAAAGTCCGTCGTCGCATTTACGAGGATTTCGCAACCGCATTCGGCACCGTTGATGCCATTCTGGCACCGACTGCACCGTCGGCGGCCTTTGCGATTGGTGAAAACGAAGACGATCCGGTCAAAATGTATCTGAACGACGTCTTTACCGTCCCTGCAAGCCTTGCAGGTCTTCCGGGCCTGTCCGTTCCGACGGGCCTGTCTGCCGAAGGTCTGCCGCTTGGTCTGCAGCTGATTGGTAAACCGTTTGACGAAGAAACCGTTCTGCGTGTCGGTGGCGTACTTGAAACTGCCGCCAACTTTACCGCGAAACCGGCCGGGCAGGAGGGCTGA
- the gatB gene encoding Asp-tRNA(Asn)/Glu-tRNA(Gln) amidotransferase subunit GatB produces MTYIIEGSTGPWEIVVGLEVHCQVVSKSKLFSGASTTFGNEPNTNVSLVDAAMPGMLPVINEECVRQAVKTGLGLKARINLESVFARKNYFYADLPQGYQISQFDKPIVGEGTIILDMPDGSTKSVGIERLHLEQDAGKSMHDQDPKYSHIDLNRSGVALMEIVSMPDIRTPEEAGAYLTKLRAIVRYLGTCDGNMNEGSMRCDANVSVRRPGAEFGTRCEIKNVNSIRYVMQAIEIEAKRQVEVIEAGGEIVQETRLYDPRLGETRSMRSKEMAHDYRYFPDPDLLPLVFDQAFVSEIEKTLPELPDEKKARFMRENGLSAYDAGVLVADQEKAAYYEVVAKGRDGKLAANWVITNLFGALNKLEVPVTESPVTAENLGKLLDLISDDTISGRIAKDVFEIMIETGNDPEKIVEEKGLKQITDTGAIETAIDEVIAANPDKVQEIRDGKDRMLGWFVGQVMKSTGGKANPGMVNQMLRDKILG; encoded by the coding sequence ATGACCTATATCATCGAAGGTTCAACCGGCCCTTGGGAAATCGTTGTCGGTCTGGAAGTCCACTGTCAGGTGGTTTCCAAATCCAAACTGTTTTCCGGTGCTTCGACCACATTTGGCAACGAACCGAACACCAATGTCAGCCTTGTTGACGCGGCCATGCCTGGCATGTTGCCGGTCATCAACGAGGAATGCGTGCGGCAAGCCGTCAAGACCGGCCTTGGCCTTAAAGCCAGGATCAATCTTGAAAGCGTCTTTGCGCGCAAGAACTACTTCTATGCCGATCTGCCGCAGGGCTATCAGATTTCGCAGTTCGACAAACCGATCGTCGGCGAGGGGACCATTATCCTCGATATGCCTGATGGCTCGACCAAATCGGTTGGCATTGAACGCCTGCATCTTGAACAGGATGCCGGTAAATCGATGCACGATCAGGATCCGAAATATTCGCATATCGATTTGAACCGTTCGGGCGTTGCCCTGATGGAAATCGTGTCCATGCCCGATATCCGCACTCCGGAAGAAGCCGGTGCATACCTGACCAAGCTGCGCGCGATCGTGCGTTACCTTGGCACGTGTGATGGCAACATGAACGAAGGTTCGATGCGCTGCGATGCCAACGTTTCGGTCCGTCGTCCGGGCGCTGAATTCGGCACGCGTTGCGAAATCAAGAACGTCAACTCCATCCGTTATGTGATGCAGGCGATCGAGATCGAAGCAAAACGTCAGGTCGAAGTCATCGAAGCCGGTGGCGAAATCGTTCAGGAAACCCGTCTTTACGATCCGCGTCTGGGTGAAACCCGTTCGATGCGGTCCAAGGAAATGGCACATGATTACCGCTATTTCCCGGATCCGGATTTGCTGCCGCTGGTATTCGATCAGGCATTCGTTTCCGAAATCGAAAAGACCCTGCCGGAACTCCCGGACGAGAAAAAAGCCCGCTTCATGCGCGAAAACGGCCTGTCGGCTTATGATGCCGGCGTTCTCGTTGCCGATCAGGAAAAGGCCGCCTATTACGAAGTCGTTGCCAAGGGGCGCGATGGCAAACTTGCCGCGAACTGGGTGATCACCAACCTGTTTGGTGCGCTCAACAAGCTGGAAGTTCCTGTCACCGAAAGCCCGGTCACGGCCGAAAATCTCGGCAAGCTTCTGGACCTGATTTCGGACGACACCATTTCGGGCCGTATTGCCAAGGACGTCTTTGAAATCATGATCGAAACCGGAAATGACCCGGAAAAGATCGTTGAAGAAAAAGGTCTGAAGCAGATCACCGATACCGGTGCGATTGAAACCGCGATTGACGAAGTCATTGCGGCCAACCCGGACAAGGTTCAGGAAATCCGCGACGGCAAGGATCGCATGCTCGGCTGGTTCGTTGGCCAGGTCATGAAATCCACGGGCGGCAAAGCCAACCCGGGCATGGTCAACCAGATGCTCCGCGACAAAATCCTCGGCTGA
- a CDS encoding helix-turn-helix transcriptional regulator: MITNLSGRIREARKHIGLSASEAADLAGLTRKSWERYELDKNEPKASSLAVLVDNGIDASWLLTGRGSMLRSEVQDQARVIDADLLRMILEEIESYRSQNNRTWDISEAARVIGLSYEMLQAERERGIEPSPRNLNLLLQAANL; encoded by the coding sequence ATGATAACCAACCTTAGTGGGCGAATAAGAGAGGCAAGAAAGCATATAGGGCTTAGTGCATCGGAAGCAGCAGACCTTGCCGGACTTACACGCAAATCGTGGGAACGTTACGAGCTGGACAAAAATGAACCAAAAGCATCATCTTTGGCTGTACTGGTTGATAATGGCATAGACGCAAGCTGGTTGCTGACAGGAAGAGGCAGCATGCTGAGAAGCGAAGTGCAGGATCAAGCGCGCGTGATTGACGCTGATTTACTACGCATGATTCTCGAGGAAATTGAATCCTATCGCTCACAAAACAATAGGACATGGGACATATCGGAGGCGGCTCGCGTTATTGGTCTAAGCTATGAAATGCTGCAAGCAGAAAGGGAGCGGGGTATTGAGCCATCTCCAAGAAACCTGAACCTACTCTTACAGGCAGCAAATTTGTGA
- a CDS encoding methyl-accepting chemotaxis protein, which translates to MGLLKRIKIAIKVAGGFGVMLVLMITVSAICVIALMDADSNFNEYRQIALQSNQASRVQANMLEARVSVLSFQMKQSPEALENANQRLETTKKLNVEFLSLVKDPDYLESAKAVDQDIAAYAAAVRALSATKDPAEQQHIAESILNVLGPKVASDIEELKLSFKAKQDDIGPKAKAENAFAISLATIISAIAVVVGLAAAWLIGVGISRPIVTITNSMRVLAGGDKTIDIPGQDHKDEIGDMAKAVLVFKENMIKAEELAAQEVEAQKQREARSRLIEKLTGDFEDDVSIVLKTVADTASEMQHTATSMTATAEETSRQSTVVAAAAEQASNNVQTVASASEELSASISEISHQVTQSSRVADKAVAEAQSTNAQVRGLAEAAQKIGDVVGLISDIAAQTNLLALNATIEAARAGEAGKGFAVVAAEVKNLANATSKATEEITSQISAIQSETEGAVVAIDSIGTTITEISEIASAIASAVEQQGAATDEINRNVQEASAGTGEVTVNIHGVNEAAASTGAAAEQVLSASNNMSQQAEILLQKVETFLSAVKAA; encoded by the coding sequence ATGGGGCTTCTAAAGCGAATTAAAATTGCCATCAAAGTTGCTGGCGGTTTTGGCGTGATGTTGGTTTTGATGATCACGGTGTCGGCGATCTGCGTTATTGCATTGATGGATGCAGACAGTAATTTCAACGAGTATCGGCAGATTGCACTGCAATCAAACCAAGCTTCACGTGTTCAGGCCAATATGCTTGAAGCTCGTGTTTCGGTTTTGAGTTTTCAGATGAAGCAGTCTCCTGAAGCTCTTGAAAACGCAAATCAAAGACTAGAAACAACCAAAAAGCTTAACGTCGAATTTTTGTCTCTTGTTAAAGACCCTGACTACCTTGAAAGTGCGAAAGCTGTGGATCAGGATATTGCGGCGTATGCTGCGGCGGTTCGCGCTTTAAGCGCAACCAAGGATCCTGCGGAACAACAACATATCGCTGAATCAATCCTGAACGTTCTGGGGCCAAAGGTTGCAAGCGACATCGAAGAACTCAAACTGTCCTTCAAAGCCAAACAGGATGATATTGGTCCGAAAGCAAAAGCAGAAAACGCTTTTGCCATTTCGCTTGCCACCATCATTTCTGCAATTGCTGTTGTGGTCGGTTTGGCCGCAGCGTGGCTAATCGGTGTTGGTATTTCACGACCGATTGTTACGATCACAAACTCGATGCGAGTTCTCGCCGGTGGTGACAAAACCATCGATATTCCAGGGCAGGATCACAAGGATGAAATCGGTGACATGGCAAAGGCTGTCTTGGTATTTAAAGAAAACATGATCAAGGCAGAGGAACTGGCCGCCCAGGAAGTAGAAGCTCAAAAGCAGCGCGAAGCCCGCTCCAGATTGATCGAAAAGCTAACTGGTGATTTTGAAGATGATGTATCGATCGTTCTGAAAACGGTCGCGGATACTGCGAGTGAAATGCAGCATACAGCGACATCAATGACGGCAACTGCGGAAGAAACCAGTCGTCAGTCAACGGTGGTTGCCGCGGCGGCCGAGCAGGCATCTAATAATGTTCAAACGGTTGCCAGTGCCTCCGAAGAATTGAGTGCATCGATCTCTGAAATCAGTCATCAGGTTACCCAGTCGTCCCGTGTGGCCGATAAGGCTGTTGCGGAAGCGCAAAGTACGAATGCACAAGTCCGAGGGCTTGCAGAAGCGGCCCAGAAAATTGGTGATGTTGTTGGTTTGATCAGTGATATTGCGGCTCAGACCAATCTTTTGGCACTGAATGCCACGATTGAAGCGGCCCGCGCAGGCGAAGCCGGCAAAGGTTTTGCCGTCGTTGCCGCGGAGGTCAAAAACCTTGCCAACGCCACGTCCAAGGCCACCGAAGAAATCACCAGTCAGATTTCTGCCATCCAGAGCGAAACAGAAGGTGCTGTTGTCGCCATTGATTCCATCGGAACAACCATCACCGAAATCAGCGAAATCGCATCGGCAATTGCCAGTGCGGTTGAGCAGCAAGGTGCCGCAACCGATGAAATCAATCGAAATGTCCAGGAAGCATCAGCTGGAACCGGCGAGGTAACGGTCAATATTCACGGCGTCAACGAAGCAGCGGCATCAACCGGTGCTGCGGCCGAGCAAGTGCTATCTGCCTCAAACAATATGTCTCAGCAAGCTGAAATACTGCTTCAGAAAGTCGAGACTTTCTTGTCGGCGGTAAAGGCAGCTTAA
- a CDS encoding helix-turn-helix transcriptional regulator: MSSFREVPRPVIALGTDYPDGHVIAAHRHDRDQLLYGMTGVLMASTPQGAWMMPPQRGMLIPAGVIHEVRLFGDVKMRSLYLRPDRLGDTDNQCKVVGISSLMRHLLIEAVTVPPEYDMAGRDGALMALIEHEIKRLPVLPLSLPLPEQAGLRKKCRAFLASPTPHETIDDWCHHLGMSRRSFTRQFRKETGSSFVEWRQQACILAALPRLAAGEAVTTIAMDLGYDNPAAFSNMFKRILGASPRDYRTTDT, translated from the coding sequence ATGTCATCTTTTCGCGAAGTTCCAAGACCGGTTATCGCATTGGGTACGGATTATCCCGACGGTCACGTGATTGCCGCCCATCGCCATGATCGCGATCAGTTGCTGTATGGCATGACCGGGGTTTTGATGGCATCAACCCCGCAAGGCGCATGGATGATGCCGCCACAGCGCGGCATGCTGATTCCCGCCGGGGTGATCCATGAAGTCCGCCTGTTTGGCGATGTCAAAATGCGGTCGCTTTATCTGCGCCCGGATCGGCTTGGGGATACAGACAACCAATGCAAGGTGGTCGGCATTTCATCGCTGATGCGCCATTTGCTGATCGAAGCGGTTACCGTCCCGCCGGAATATGACATGGCGGGCCGTGATGGTGCATTGATGGCGCTGATTGAACATGAAATCAAACGGTTGCCGGTCCTTCCGCTGTCGCTTCCGTTGCCAGAACAGGCGGGATTACGGAAAAAATGTCGGGCGTTTCTGGCCTCCCCGACCCCGCATGAAACCATTGATGACTGGTGCCATCATCTGGGTATGAGCCGCCGAAGCTTTACCCGACAGTTTCGCAAGGAAACCGGATCAAGCTTTGTCGAATGGCGTCAACAGGCCTGCATCCTTGCCGCCCTGCCAAGACTGGCCGCCGGCGAAGCCGTGACAACGATTGCGATGGACCTTGGCTATGACAATCCCGCCGCGTTCAGCAATATGTTCAAACGCATTCTTGGTGCATCACCGCGCGATTACAGGACCACAGACACTTAG
- a CDS encoding MFS transporter yields MNEAVLNRPQVSRTVLPVLGAASFCHLLNDMIQSLFVAAYPVFKGGFDLSFAQLGLLTLTYQVTASLLQPFIGHFTDRRPQPYSLPFGMGMSMAGLLVLSSATSFAMLLVGSAMLGVGSSIFHPESSRLARLASGGAHGFAQSLFQVGGNVGSAIGPLLVVAVVLPHGQGSLAWFAFAALAGVVILALLGRWYKRNGHAVRRPRVVHLAANLPARRQVIGGLLVLFCLMLSKWFYLASFTSYYVFYLMEKFPLSEGDAQIYLFIFLASVAAGTLIGGSVGDRIGRKKVIWGSILGALPFALILPYVGLGATVMLSIAIGLILSSAFSAIVVYAQELVPGRIGMISGLFFGLAFGLGGIGAAILGVMADHFGLGPVYQFCAWLPAIGFLTIFLPDIEHGPNA; encoded by the coding sequence ATGAACGAAGCCGTTCTCAACCGACCGCAAGTCTCCCGAACCGTTTTGCCGGTTCTGGGTGCGGCCAGTTTCTGTCATTTGCTGAACGATATGATCCAGTCGCTATTTGTCGCGGCTTATCCGGTGTTCAAGGGCGGCTTTGATCTATCGTTTGCGCAGCTCGGTCTATTGACCCTGACCTATCAGGTGACGGCATCACTGTTGCAGCCCTTTATCGGCCATTTCACCGATCGTCGGCCGCAACCTTATTCCCTGCCGTTTGGTATGGGGATGTCGATGGCGGGGCTTCTGGTGCTGTCCTCGGCAACCAGTTTTGCGATGCTGCTTGTGGGCAGTGCGATGCTCGGCGTGGGATCATCGATCTTTCACCCGGAATCCTCGCGTCTGGCGCGTCTGGCATCGGGCGGGGCGCATGGCTTTGCGCAGTCGCTGTTTCAGGTGGGCGGCAATGTCGGTTCAGCCATCGGGCCGTTGCTGGTGGTCGCAGTGGTTTTGCCGCACGGACAGGGCAGTCTGGCATGGTTTGCCTTTGCTGCATTGGCCGGTGTTGTGATCCTGGCGCTGCTCGGGCGCTGGTATAAACGCAACGGCCATGCCGTGCGCCGCCCGCGTGTTGTTCATCTGGCGGCAAATCTTCCGGCCCGACGCCAGGTGATTGGCGGCCTTCTGGTTCTGTTCTGTCTGATGCTGTCGAAATGGTTCTATCTTGCCAGCTTCACCAGCTATTACGTCTTTTACCTCATGGAAAAATTCCCGCTGTCAGAAGGCGACGCCCAGATTTATCTGTTCATTTTTCTGGCCTCGGTCGCGGCGGGGACGCTGATCGGTGGATCGGTTGGCGACCGGATTGGCCGCAAAAAGGTGATTTGGGGATCGATCCTTGGGGCACTGCCCTTTGCGCTGATCCTGCCCTATGTCGGGTTGGGGGCAACCGTGATGCTCTCGATTGCCATCGGTCTTATCCTGTCATCGGCCTTTTCGGCGATTGTGGTCTATGCGCAGGAACTTGTGCCGGGGCGCATTGGCATGATTTCCGGTCTGTTCTTCGGCCTTGCCTTCGGACTTGGCGGGATTGGCGCGGCCATTCTTGGCGTGATGGCCGATCATTTCGGGCTGGGGCCGGTCTATCAGTTTTGCGCGTGGTTACCAGCCATCGGCTTCCTTACGATTTTCCTGCCCGATATCGAACACGGACCTAATGCCTGA
- a CDS encoding heavy-metal-associated domain-containing protein — MLKLKVDEMSCGHCAATVTKAVEGVSGVEKADIDLAKGEVTVTGNPDVAALIAAIDDAGYPARELA, encoded by the coding sequence ATGCTGAAACTGAAAGTCGATGAAATGAGCTGCGGCCATTGCGCCGCAACTGTTACCAAAGCCGTCGAAGGCGTTTCGGGCGTTGAAAAAGCCGATATCGACCTGGCCAAGGGCGAAGTAACCGTGACCGGCAATCCCGATGTCGCAGCCCTGATCGCCGCCATTGACGATGCCGGTTACCCAGCCCGTGAACTGGCCTGA
- a CDS encoding type 1 glutamine amidotransferase domain-containing protein: MRILMIVTSHDKMGDTGHKTGIWLEELAAPYFRFRDAGADITLASPKGGQPPLDPNSQVPDALTEATKRFEGDADAQKAFANTVKLDGLKADDYDALFYPGGHGPLWDLAIDAKSIALIEAFVAQDKPVAAVCHGPAAFVNAKTKDGKPLVAGKKVTGFTNDEEKAVGLEKVVPLLIEDEFTKQGGLYERGDMWASYAVVDGKLVTGQNPASSDAAADAVVRLLGK; the protein is encoded by the coding sequence ATGCGTATTCTGATGATTGTGACGTCCCACGACAAAATGGGCGATACCGGCCACAAAACCGGTATCTGGCTGGAAGAACTTGCTGCCCCCTATTTCCGGTTCCGCGATGCCGGTGCCGATATCACGCTGGCATCCCCCAAGGGTGGTCAGCCGCCGCTTGATCCCAACAGCCAGGTTCCCGATGCCCTGACCGAGGCGACCAAACGGTTTGAAGGCGATGCCGACGCCCAGAAAGCATTCGCCAACACCGTGAAACTTGATGGCCTGAAAGCCGATGACTATGACGCACTGTTTTATCCCGGCGGTCACGGGCCGCTTTGGGATCTGGCGATTGATGCCAAATCCATCGCATTGATCGAGGCATTCGTCGCACAGGACAAACCGGTTGCCGCTGTCTGCCACGGCCCGGCAGCATTCGTGAATGCCAAAACCAAAGACGGCAAGCCGCTGGTGGCGGGCAAAAAAGTCACCGGCTTCACCAATGACGAGGAAAAGGCCGTCGGCCTTGAAAAGGTCGTGCCGCTTCTGATCGAGGACGAATTCACCAAACAGGGCGGTCTTTATGAACGCGGTGATATGTGGGCATCCTATGCGGTTGTCGATGGCAAACTGGTGACCGGCCAGAACCCGGCATCAAGCGATGCTGCCGCCGACGCGGTTGTCAGATTGCTGGGTAAATAA